From Paenibacillus sp. PK3_47, the proteins below share one genomic window:
- a CDS encoding beta-N-acetylhexosaminidase → MKIHFAGDITSLLSGVKVLSAELGMEMGEDGLTVQVETLESGLEVGWEKETGYIRYHQKHQFFRGLGLFIQHWRTGKPFHIREQQQFDLVGPMFDLSRNAVLTTASFKLMLNKMAMMGLNTVMLYMEDTYEIQEEPYFGYMRGRYTQEELKEIDDYADQFGIEAFPSIQTLAHLEEFLKWEPVSYYRDTKGALLTGEEQTRVLVERMISSVSAPFRSRKIHIGMDEAEELGRGKYLDRNGYIDRLEIMTAHLEIVLDEVRKHGLKPMMWSDMFLKLASDSGSDYYDSETQIPEDMANRIPKDMEMVYWDYGHKEAVEYEKQIAKHRPLGTRLAFAGAVWIFNTFGVNYGLSLPASDTALQVCKKEGIREVYATLWGDDGNEGNPFAALLGLQLYAEHAYSPVQPEWQQIAERAEFCTGISAESYLLMKDLDETPGSEPGNRIQSNPSKFLLYQDVLLGLFDLQIEGLALNDHYEQLEQRIRSARAGSPKAETILTVPEKLCGVLKRKSQIGIALKQAYDDQDMEALQQLAAEELPAIAEAVSELRDAHRTLWYSMFKPFGWEVLDIRYGGVLSRLDSAAQRLTDYTAGRIAKIEELEQERLPFSSHNRTNNKGTGWCSYYYRMASPNAFFHVLNPL, encoded by the coding sequence ATGAAGATTCATTTTGCAGGGGATATAACCTCTTTGCTGTCTGGGGTGAAGGTTTTGTCTGCCGAACTGGGCATGGAGATGGGGGAAGACGGACTTACCGTACAGGTCGAAACCTTGGAAAGCGGCCTTGAGGTCGGATGGGAGAAGGAAACAGGTTATATCCGTTATCATCAGAAGCATCAGTTCTTCCGCGGGCTTGGGCTTTTTATTCAGCACTGGCGCACGGGGAAGCCGTTTCATATCCGGGAACAGCAGCAATTCGACCTGGTTGGACCCATGTTCGATCTGTCCCGCAATGCCGTGCTTACGACAGCCAGCTTCAAGCTGATGCTAAACAAGATGGCGATGATGGGACTCAATACCGTGATGCTCTATATGGAGGATACCTATGAGATTCAGGAGGAGCCTTATTTCGGGTATATGCGGGGCCGTTACACGCAGGAAGAACTGAAGGAGATTGACGACTATGCCGACCAGTTCGGCATCGAAGCATTTCCCAGCATTCAGACGCTTGCCCATCTGGAGGAGTTCCTGAAGTGGGAACCGGTATCCTATTACCGGGATACGAAGGGAGCTCTTCTTACGGGGGAAGAGCAGACCCGGGTACTTGTAGAGCGGATGATATCTTCGGTTAGTGCTCCCTTCCGCAGCCGCAAAATCCATATCGGCATGGACGAGGCGGAGGAGCTGGGCCGCGGTAAATATTTGGACCGCAACGGGTACATAGACCGCTTGGAGATCATGACTGCCCATCTGGAGATTGTGCTGGACGAGGTACGCAAGCACGGATTAAAGCCGATGATGTGGAGTGATATGTTCCTCAAGCTGGCATCGGATAGCGGCAGCGATTACTATGATTCGGAAACACAGATCCCGGAAGACATGGCAAACCGTATTCCCAAAGATATGGAGATGGTCTACTGGGATTATGGCCATAAGGAAGCGGTAGAGTATGAGAAGCAGATCGCCAAGCACCGGCCGCTGGGCACGAGGCTGGCGTTTGCAGGTGCTGTGTGGATTTTTAATACCTTTGGTGTGAATTACGGCCTGTCTCTGCCCGCTTCCGATACAGCGCTGCAGGTGTGCAAGAAAGAAGGCATCCGTGAGGTATATGCCACCTTGTGGGGGGACGACGGAAACGAAGGGAATCCTTTTGCGGCACTGCTCGGGCTCCAGCTCTATGCAGAGCATGCATATTCGCCTGTGCAGCCGGAATGGCAGCAGATAGCAGAGCGCGCGGAATTCTGCACCGGTATTTCTGCTGAGAGCTATCTGCTGATGAAGGACCTGGATGAAACTCCCGGCTCGGAACCGGGCAACCGCATTCAGAGCAACCCTTCTAAATTCCTGCTGTATCAGGATGTGCTGCTTGGACTGTTTGATCTGCAGATTGAAGGACTTGCGCTTAACGATCATTATGAACAGCTCGAACAGCGAATCCGTTCCGCACGGGCCGGTTCTCCCAAAGCAGAGACGATATTAACTGTACCCGAGAAGCTGTGCGGAGTCCTGAAACGCAAAAGCCAGATCGGCATAGCGCTGAAGCAGGCATATGATGATCAGGATATGGAGGCTCTGCAACAGTTAGCTGCGGAAGAACTCCCTGCCATTGCAGAGGCTGTGTCTGAACTGCGGGATGCCCACCGTACGCTATGGTACAGCATGTTCAAGCCGTTCGGCTGGGAGGTGCTCGATATCCGTTATGGGGGCGTCTTGAGCCGGCTTGATTCCGCTGCGCAGAGATTAACGGACTACACCGCAGGTCGCATCGCGAAGATTGAAGAGCTGGAACAGGAGCGGCTGCCGTTCAGCTCCCATAACCGGACCAATAACAAAGGTACGGGCTGGTGCAGCTATTATTACCGCATGGCTTCGCCCAATGCTTTTTTCCATGTACTGAATCCCCTTTAA